One genomic segment of Gymnogyps californianus isolate 813 chromosome 8, ASM1813914v2, whole genome shotgun sequence includes these proteins:
- the LOC127019067 gene encoding LOW QUALITY PROTEIN: 1-phosphatidylinositol phosphodiesterase-like (The sequence of the model RefSeq protein was modified relative to this genomic sequence to represent the inferred CDS: inserted 1 base in 1 codon), producing the protein MEARCRRSMAFDCMPQPAACCPDWMAGLPDALPLSRLSIPGTHDSLSLFGGRRLRCQSWGLEAQLAAGVRFLDVRCKLARGELHVYHLCTFQRASLRGVLRRTLRFLRAHPGEAVLMRIKEEQLIFPRPGFAARLRRCLLEEAQGHVWCREEVPTLGQARGKIVVLEALAREVLGIPYEQLSISDAWNVLSLERKWARARRHLERAAGGDPATMHLTFCSGNGLFTCPEEVARFMNPRCYQHLRRRGGQPVRWGVVIMDFPGAGLLQLIVESNGPRASGHITAAPGTPTASPRHPRGRGDXAPQPAQLRSLPTPVSIGTDAAPGPAPLPKDDSACRAKAGF; encoded by the exons ATGGAGGCACGGTGCCGGCGCAGCATGGCGTTCGACTGCAtgccccagccagcagcctgctgcccTGACTGGATGGCGGGGCTCCCCGATGCCCTGCCCCTCTCCCGCCTCTCCATCCCTGGCACCCACGACTCCCTCAGCCTGTTCGGCGGCCGGCGCCTGCGGTGCCAGAGCTGGGGCCTGGAGGCCCAGCTGGCGGCTGGCGTCCGCTTCCTGGACGTGCGCTGCAAGCTGGCGCGGGGCGAGCTCCATGTCTACCACCTCTGCACCTTCCAGCGGGCCAGCCTGCGGGGGGTCCTGCGCCGCACCCTGCGCTTCCTCCGCGCCCACCCTGGCGAGGCCGTGCTCATGCGCATCAAGGAGGAGCAGCTCATCTTCCCCCGGCCCGGCTTTGCCGCCCGGCTGCGCCGCTGCTTGCTGGAGGAGGCACAGGGCCACGTGTGGTGCCGGGAGGAGGTGCCAACGCTGGGCCAGGCACGGGGGAAGATCGTGGTGCTGGAGGCGCTGGCGCGGGAGGTGCTGGGCATCCCCTACGAGCAGCTGAGCATCAGCGACGCCTGGAACGTGCTCTCGCTGGAGCGCAAGTGGGCCCGGGCACGGCGGCACCTGGAGAGGGCGGCCGGCGGGGACCCCGCCACCATGCACCTCACCTTCTGCTCTGGCAACGGGCTCTTCACCTGCCCTGAGGAGGTGGCCCGCTTCATGAACCCCCGCTGCTACCAGCACCTGCGGCGCCGGGGGGGGCAGCCTGTGCGCTGGGGGGTGGTCATCATGGACTTCCCCGGGGCAGGGCTCCTCCAGCTCATCGTGGAGAGCAATGGCCCACGGGCCAGCGGACACATCACGGCGGCCCCCGGCACCCCCACAGCATCCCCACGGCACCCCCGTGGCAGAGGGG GGGCGCcgcagccagcacagctccgCTCACTGCCCACGCCGGTGTCCATCGGGACGGACGCTGCTCCCGGCCCCGCGCCTCTGCCGAAGGATGACAGCGCCTGTAGAGCAAAAGCGGGTTTCTAG